A section of the Fusobacterium sp. DD2 genome encodes:
- a CDS encoding helix-turn-helix domain-containing protein — MKEIITHLINFGFSKTEAIIYTTLLKIGKANGYKLTKELGVAKSTVYQTLDLMYKNGYILMIPGSTKEYEAKDPELLFCDLEKKFSANMKGLKHSLSRLKIKREKEFFYKIQGMENISKILTKIIDNATDEIYINSDFKLLEYRDSLRRAIERGVRVIIFSFNKVDDMGLDIEVYHKSNVVESYNNPTRIMMVADLRYSFVVTKRDDSIDGIYTNDEVFIKIISEHIHGDIYMAKLAKIYEESFDEKIKIDTLHEHKNLIR; from the coding sequence TTGAAAGAAATTATAACGCATCTAATTAACTTTGGTTTTTCCAAAACTGAAGCGATTATATACACAACACTATTAAAAATAGGAAAAGCTAATGGTTATAAACTTACAAAAGAATTAGGCGTTGCTAAATCAACAGTTTATCAAACTTTAGACCTTATGTATAAGAATGGATATATTTTGATGATACCAGGAAGTACGAAAGAATATGAGGCTAAGGATCCAGAACTGTTATTTTGTGATTTAGAAAAAAAATTTAGTGCTAATATGAAGGGATTAAAACACTCCCTCAGTAGACTGAAAATAAAAAGAGAGAAAGAATTTTTCTATAAAATCCAAGGAATGGAAAATATAAGTAAAATCCTTACCAAAATAATAGACAATGCTACAGATGAAATTTATATAAATAGTGATTTCAAACTTTTAGAATATAGAGATTCATTAAGGAGAGCTATTGAAAGAGGAGTAAGAGTAATTATTTTTTCTTTTAATAAAGTTGATGATATGGGATTAGATATAGAGGTATATCATAAGAGTAATGTGGTAGAGAGCTATAATAATCCTACACGAATTATGATGGTAGCAGATCTTAGATATAGTTTTGTAGTTACTAAAAGAGATGACAGCATAGATGGTATATACACCAATGATGAAGTTTTTATAAAGATAATATCTGAACATATTCATGGTGATATATATATGGCTAAGCTTGCTAAGATATACGAGGAATCATTTGATGAAAAAATTAAAATAGATACTTTGCATGAGCATAAGAATTTGATTAGGTAG
- a CDS encoding DJ-1 family glyoxalase III, with amino-acid sequence MSKKVYILLADGFELIEALTPVDVLRRGGVDVATVSINDDYDVASAQKVTVKSDVLLSLHDLSDGDMLVLPGGFPGYENLANSKRVVELVKEYDSKGKYIAAICGAPTVLSKNGIMKGKVLTCHHSVAEDMKDYKYTGKVVETDGNLITAIGAGKALDFALKMAEVLVDKNTMDKIKKGMEIK; translated from the coding sequence ATGAGTAAAAAAGTATATATATTGTTAGCTGACGGTTTTGAGTTAATAGAGGCATTAACACCAGTAGATGTTTTAAGAAGAGGTGGAGTTGATGTTGCAACTGTATCTATAAATGACGATTACGATGTTGCTTCAGCTCAAAAGGTAACAGTTAAGAGTGATGTTCTTCTTTCTCTACACGATTTAAGTGATGGTGATATGCTTGTTCTTCCTGGTGGATTTCCAGGATATGAAAATCTTGCAAACTCTAAAAGAGTAGTAGAATTAGTAAAAGAGTATGATAGTAAAGGTAAGTACATTGCAGCTATATGTGGAGCTCCCACTGTACTTAGCAAAAACGGTATTATGAAAGGTAAAGTTTTAACATGTCATCACTCAGTAGCTGAAGATATGAAAGATTATAAATATACTGGTAAAGTTGTTGAAACAGATGGCAACCTTATTACAGCAATTGGAGCTGGTAAAGCCCTTGATTTTGCATTGAAAATGGCTGAAGTTCTAGTTGACAAAAATACTATGGATAAAATCAAAAAAGGTATGGAAATAAAATAA
- the rpsT gene encoding 30S ribosomal protein S20: protein MANTRSAKKRVLIAERNRMRNQAVKSRVKTMVKRVLSAVELNEAENAKEALSVAYRVLDKAVSKGIVKKNTASRKKARLAAKVNAL, encoded by the coding sequence TTGGCAAACACAAGATCAGCTAAAAAGAGAGTATTAATAGCAGAAAGAAACAGAATGAGAAATCAAGCAGTTAAATCTAGAGTTAAAACTATGGTAAAAAGAGTTTTATCAGCAGTTGAACTAAACGAAGCAGAAAATGCAAAAGAAGCTTTATCAGTTGCATACAGAGTATTAGACAAAGCAGTTTCTAAAGGAATTGTTAAGAAAAATACAGCTTCTAGAAAAAAAGCTAGATTAGCAGCTAAAGTAAACGCACTTTAA
- a CDS encoding HAD-IIIA family hydrolase: MIKLILLDVDGTLTNGRIYMDDKDNAWKAFDVKDGFAIAQWVKLGGVAGIITGKTSVIVKRRAQELGIQELVQGVKNKVKELEILADKYNLSKDEIAYIGDDINDLGAMSKVGFSACPYDAVPEVLERVDFVSSKKGGYGAVREIFEKIMKENGMWDKVLHNYLNEK, encoded by the coding sequence ATGATTAAACTTATATTATTAGATGTAGATGGAACCCTTACTAATGGAAGAATCTATATGGATGACAAAGATAATGCCTGGAAAGCTTTTGATGTAAAAGATGGTTTTGCCATTGCTCAATGGGTAAAACTAGGAGGAGTTGCTGGAATTATTACTGGAAAAACTTCAGTTATTGTAAAAAGACGTGCACAGGAACTTGGAATCCAGGAGCTTGTTCAGGGAGTTAAAAATAAAGTAAAAGAGCTTGAAATATTAGCTGATAAATATAATCTATCTAAGGATGAGATAGCTTACATTGGTGACGATATAAATGATTTAGGTGCTATGTCAAAAGTTGGATTTTCTGCCTGTCCTTACGATGCAGTTCCTGAAGTATTGGAAAGAGTTGATTTTGTATCTTCTAAAAAAGGTGGATATGGTGCTGTAAGAGAGATTTTTGAGAAAATCATGAAAGAAAATGGTATGTGGGATAAAGTTCTGCACAACTATCTCAATGAAAAATAG
- a CDS encoding MogA/MoaB family molybdenum cofactor biosynthesis protein, whose translation MFNVAIICMSDKGSKGEREDLSTKVIEEIVTSRGYNVTEKILIPDEIDIIKKNLIRVCDEEIANLILTTGGTGFSKRDVTPEATEEIIEKRVPGIPEAIRAYSMTITKRAMLSRATAGIRKNTLIINLPGSPKAVKESLEYIIDDLKHGLEILLGTAHECAKK comes from the coding sequence ATGTTCAATGTAGCAATAATCTGTATGAGTGATAAAGGTTCAAAAGGTGAAAGAGAGGATCTTTCTACCAAAGTTATTGAAGAGATAGTCACATCTCGTGGATACAATGTAACAGAAAAAATTCTTATCCCAGATGAGATAGATATTATAAAGAAAAATCTTATAAGAGTGTGTGATGAAGAGATTGCTAATCTTATTCTCACTACTGGGGGAACAGGTTTTTCAAAAAGAGATGTGACTCCTGAGGCCACAGAGGAGATAATTGAAAAAAGAGTTCCTGGAATTCCTGAAGCTATAAGGGCTTATTCTATGACAATTACTAAGAGAGCTATGCTATCCAGGGCAACTGCTGGAATAAGAAAAAATACTCTTATTATCAATCTTCCTGGTAGTCCTAAAGCTGTAAAAGAGTCTCTTGAATATATAATTGATGACCTCAAACATGGCCTGGAGATACTACTTGGAACTGCTCATGAGTGCGCAAAAAAATAA